Proteins encoded in a region of the Gemmatimonadota bacterium genome:
- the dndE gene encoding DNA sulfur modification protein DndE, whose translation MSIEHIRLSQTAKDQLIKLKRRTGIKHWNVLCRWGFCVSLAEKSIPPDVPIPGDSNVEMSWKVFGGPNHELYLAILKERCNQDGIDTNPEALARQFRLHLHRGIGYLSSNSDIKSISDLVALPMEDHR comes from the coding sequence ATGTCAATTGAACATATCAGGTTATCTCAAACAGCCAAGGACCAGTTGATAAAACTGAAACGTCGTACCGGTATAAAGCACTGGAACGTTCTTTGTCGCTGGGGTTTCTGCGTTTCGTTAGCTGAGAAGAGTATTCCACCAGATGTACCAATACCGGGAGATAGTAACGTAGAAATGAGCTGGAAGGTGTTTGGTGGACCTAATCACGAACTGTACTTAGCTATCCTAAAAGAACGATGCAATCAGGATGGGATTGATACAAATCCTGAAGCTCTGGCAAGACAATTCCGACTTCACCTACATCGAGGAATCGGATACCTATCGAGCAACAGCGACATTAAAAGTATCTCTGATCTAGTTGCACTACCGATGGAGGACCATCGATAG
- the dndD gene encoding DNA sulfur modification protein DndD, with protein MIIDEINLTNFGVFGGRQHLRLTPPSDKKPVILIGGLNGAGKTTLIDAIHLGLYGPIAKCSNRGALSYQEFLRRCVHGHARTEETNIEIVFRYRTDGKERSYRIIRSWEIKNSRVRERFDVLLDGKKDPVLTANWLNQVHEFFPPNIAHLFLFDGEKIEGYVGEDDSADLIGSAIENLLGLDIVDQLHRDLETLERRKRTELHESETQEKIETIEGELAILKSQLEGLIKERANNAAALNKKQSALKKVESQYRKLGGVLFDKRQLIEDRKVEAEQTVKLGQNSLREIASSELPLLLVKHLLDNMAKQDANEEASRLNRGLLNTLENRDSTFLKQIKKLSNDGDLVESIRQMQLQDRRSRKERVKIRAYLQLSTEAQIRLKTLREESLTSVFRTSQSLLEKQEQLELDLSYTSTEYANIPAPDTLANVLKRRERQQSGISDTETEINVLDGSIGRLQRDIERKHLEHAKLLNENAELCIKSKDRDRILSYTSKVQGTIKQFRMMVIQRHLRRIEELVLQSYKHLLHKTSLVDRLTIDPDRFNLTLFDKEDNRIQIQRLSAGERQLLGVALLWGLGKASGRPLPTAIDTPLGRLDTTHRSHLVEHYFPYASHQVLLLSTDEEISGEYLRKLNPWIGQRYQLVYDDVLGRTQVNEGYFEGIKQTHVN; from the coding sequence TTGATAATCGATGAGATTAACCTAACCAATTTCGGGGTGTTTGGTGGACGACAGCATCTTCGTCTAACACCACCATCCGACAAAAAGCCAGTAATCCTAATTGGTGGTCTTAATGGAGCTGGTAAGACTACGCTGATCGACGCTATACATCTTGGTCTTTATGGACCAATCGCTAAGTGCTCGAATCGTGGAGCACTTAGTTACCAGGAATTCCTTCGCAGATGTGTACATGGTCACGCAAGAACTGAAGAAACAAACATTGAAATCGTATTTCGATACAGGACTGACGGGAAAGAGCGAAGTTACCGTATTATTCGATCTTGGGAAATTAAAAACAGTCGTGTTCGCGAGCGGTTTGATGTTCTGTTGGATGGAAAAAAAGATCCAGTGCTTACTGCAAACTGGCTAAATCAGGTACACGAGTTTTTTCCACCAAACATAGCACATCTTTTTCTTTTTGATGGTGAAAAGATTGAGGGGTATGTAGGTGAAGATGATTCTGCAGACTTAATAGGTTCGGCAATCGAAAACCTCTTGGGTTTGGATATAGTCGATCAACTTCATAGGGATCTTGAAACGCTGGAACGCCGTAAACGCACCGAACTACACGAAAGCGAGACACAAGAAAAGATTGAAACTATCGAAGGCGAACTGGCGATATTGAAATCACAGCTTGAAGGATTGATAAAAGAACGAGCCAACAATGCTGCTGCTCTCAATAAAAAACAATCTGCTCTCAAGAAGGTGGAATCACAATACCGTAAGCTTGGTGGCGTACTCTTTGATAAACGGCAGTTAATTGAAGACCGAAAAGTCGAAGCTGAACAGACTGTCAAATTAGGGCAGAACTCTCTCCGGGAAATCGCTTCCAGTGAACTACCTCTATTATTGGTCAAGCATCTGTTGGATAACATGGCCAAACAAGATGCAAATGAAGAAGCAAGTAGACTCAACCGTGGGTTACTCAATACTCTCGAAAATCGAGATTCTACATTCCTGAAACAGATTAAGAAACTGTCAAATGATGGTGATTTGGTCGAGAGTATTCGGCAAATGCAGCTTCAAGATCGACGATCTCGTAAAGAACGAGTAAAGATCCGGGCCTACCTTCAACTTTCTACCGAAGCACAGATCCGCCTGAAAACTTTGCGTGAAGAATCACTGACCAGTGTTTTTCGTACGTCACAATCGTTACTCGAGAAACAGGAACAACTCGAGCTGGATTTAAGTTACACAAGCACCGAATATGCTAACATACCAGCACCAGATACCCTTGCGAACGTCCTCAAGCGAAGGGAGAGGCAGCAATCTGGAATTTCAGACACCGAAACAGAAATCAACGTACTTGATGGTAGTATTGGTCGACTTCAACGTGATATCGAACGAAAACACTTAGAACACGCAAAACTACTGAACGAAAACGCAGAACTTTGCATCAAGAGCAAAGATCGGGATCGTATTCTATCATATACTTCAAAAGTTCAAGGGACAATAAAGCAATTTCGCATGATGGTAATACAACGCCACCTGAGGCGTATTGAAGAACTGGTATTGCAAAGCTATAAACACCTTCTTCACAAAACATCACTCGTCGACCGGCTGACTATTGATCCCGATAGGTTTAACTTAACATTGTTTGATAAAGAAGATAATCGAATCCAGATTCAAAGACTCTCTGCTGGTGAACGTCAGTTACTAGGCGTTGCTTTACTTTGGGGTCTTGGAAAGGCATCGGGACGTCCTTTACCCACCGCCATCGATACTCCTCTCGGCCGTCTTGATACAACCCATAGGTCACATCTCGTTGAGCATTACTTTCCTTACGCTAGCCATCAGGTCCTTCTACTGTCCACTGACGAGGAAATCTCAGGGGAGTATTTACGGAAGTTGAATCCCTGGATCGGCCAAAGATATCAACTTGTGTATGATGATGTATTAGGTAGGACTCAAGTTAATGAAGGATACTTTGAGGGTATCAAACAAACTCATGTCAATTGA
- the dndC gene encoding DNA phosphorothioation system sulfurtransferase DndC, with the protein MNQKENPRSIFSGLGLKQTIASYLKEVTALYQSDEIPWVVGYSGGKDSTAALQLVWLALSSLDRGNLHKPVYVISTDTLVENPIIAAWVRKSLENINKEATSQKLPITSHQLTPLTSDTFWVNLIGRGYPAPRPKFRWCTERMKIQPSTRFINEVVQKHGEAILVLGTRKAESSVRSKVMSKYEKRRIRDHLSPNASLPNSLVYSPLENWSNDDVWLFLMQVKNPWGYDNKDLLTMYQGATAGGECPLVVDTSTPSCGDSRFGCWVCTLVDKDKSMQAMIHNDQEKEWMLPLLQLRDELDTRDDRHLRDFRRQNGTVQLFHDRPIHGPYKQEVREQWLRKVLEAQAFIRENGPEQVRNIDLVTLEELEEIRRIWVVEKHEMEDILPKVYESTTGMSYPYKRLDDNHAFGINEIELLKEICGNDQVHFQLVRELLAVEKRYSSMLRRSGVFEAIEKALKRGYYEDKEDAVDYARFRRDTLQSAIDIAEQQSCNGNIEQITFELSDQSSNEGQVT; encoded by the coding sequence ATGAACCAGAAAGAAAACCCACGATCTATATTCTCTGGTCTCGGACTGAAACAGACCATTGCTTCTTATCTCAAAGAGGTCACGGCACTTTATCAGTCCGATGAAATACCTTGGGTCGTTGGTTATAGTGGAGGTAAGGATTCCACTGCTGCGTTGCAGCTTGTATGGCTCGCCCTCTCCAGCCTCGACCGGGGCAATCTGCATAAACCTGTTTATGTCATCAGCACAGATACACTTGTAGAGAATCCGATCATCGCGGCCTGGGTTAGAAAGTCTCTCGAAAACATAAATAAAGAAGCTACCAGCCAGAAGTTACCTATTACCTCTCACCAACTCACTCCACTGACATCGGACACCTTCTGGGTGAACCTTATTGGACGTGGTTATCCAGCACCACGTCCGAAGTTTCGATGGTGTACTGAAAGAATGAAGATTCAACCATCGACTAGATTCATCAACGAGGTTGTTCAAAAACATGGTGAAGCAATTCTTGTACTAGGAACTCGCAAGGCGGAAAGTTCTGTGCGTTCCAAAGTCATGAGTAAATACGAAAAAAGACGTATCCGCGATCACCTTAGCCCGAATGCCAGTCTACCTAATTCACTTGTGTACTCACCGTTAGAAAACTGGTCTAATGACGATGTCTGGCTTTTTCTAATGCAAGTGAAGAACCCATGGGGATATGACAATAAGGATCTCCTCACAATGTACCAAGGTGCTACTGCTGGCGGAGAGTGCCCCCTTGTGGTTGATACCAGCACACCAAGCTGTGGAGATAGTCGTTTCGGTTGTTGGGTTTGTACATTGGTTGATAAAGACAAATCAATGCAAGCGATGATCCACAATGATCAAGAAAAAGAGTGGATGTTGCCACTTCTTCAGCTCCGTGATGAGCTAGATACACGGGACGATCGACATCTACGCGATTTTCGAAGGCAAAATGGTACAGTTCAACTGTTTCATGATCGTCCTATCCATGGACCATATAAACAAGAAGTTCGTGAACAATGGCTGCGCAAGGTATTGGAAGCTCAAGCGTTTATAAGAGAGAACGGTCCTGAGCAAGTCCGTAATATCGATCTCGTCACACTTGAAGAACTTGAAGAAATACGCCGAATTTGGGTTGTTGAGAAGCATGAAATGGAAGACATCCTGCCCAAGGTGTACGAATCTACAACTGGAATGTCGTATCCCTACAAACGCCTTGATGACAATCATGCCTTTGGGATAAACGAAATAGAGTTGTTAAAGGAAATATGTGGCAACGATCAAGTACATTTCCAACTCGTACGTGAGCTACTTGCAGTTGAAAAACGATACAGTTCCATGTTGAGGCGGTCCGGGGTGTTTGAAGCTATAGAGAAGGCCTTAAAACGCGGGTACTATGAAGACAAAGAAGATGCGGTCGATTATGCGCGTTTTCGCCGAGATACACTACAAAGCGCGATAGACATCGCCGAACAGCAAAGCTGTAATGGGAACATCGAACAGATTACATTCGAACTTTCCGACCAGTCCTCCAATGAAGGACAAGTCACTTGA